A segment of the Parasynechococcus marenigrum WH 8102 genome:
ATGTTTTTTGCGGTTACAGCGGCTGACTACGCTTTGCTGCGGCAATTTGACCCGTCAACGTTTCCTCTTGATCGATTGGCGGATGAGTATTTCTGGGTGAACTGTCTCATTCGATCAGGACTTGCTGTGCGTGATAGCCGTTTCGTGTTTTGTAATTCCGATCTGACACGCACTCAGGCTGCTTCGTTTCATTTGGATGAAACTCTGGCGACCCAATGTGGTGAGGGTGGATATTGCTTTATCCGTAAGGTGGCTTCAGTTTCCCGTTGGGCTGACGTGCGGCTGAGGAACGTGTATGCCGGGGGTTGTTAAGGCGCAGTCGTGAATTCAGATTTGCCGGTGGTTTGCCTTGGGGAAGCCTTGATCGATCGGTTGGGGCCCCCAGGAGGTGATCCGGCCATCGATGGTCCGCTCGACGATCGTCTCGGCGGGGCACCCGCCAACGTGGCCTGTGGGTTGGCGCGATTGGGAACAAGCGTCGCTTTTCTGGGCCGGCTGGGTGCTGACGCCATTGGCGATCGTTTCGCAACGTTGTTTCTTCAACGAGGTGTCGATGTCGACTCAGTGCAGTGGGATGCACAGCGTCCCTCTCGCATTGTGCTGGTGCGTCGCAGCGCTGATGGTGAGCGGCAGTTTCGAGGGTTTGCCGGCGATGAAGGGCTGGGCTTTGCCGATCAGGCCCTCGCATCAGTGGAATTGCCCAAGCAAGCCCGATGGTTGCTCACAGGCACCCTCCCTTTGGCTGCTCATGCCTCTGCAGATTCCCTGCGCGGAGCTGTAGCTCAGTCCAAGGCACGAGGCATTGCTCTCGCTGTGGATGTGAACTGGCGCCCCACCTTTTGGGACAGTGCGGCCCGCCCGGACGCTGGGCCTTCTCAGCAGGCCATCGAGCTGATCCGACCCCTGCTGGAGCAGGCGGCCCTGATCAAGCTGGCCCGTGAGGAGGCGATCTGGTTGTTTGGTTCAACGGACCCGCGGGCCATCTGTACCCAGCTCCCCCAGGAGCCGGATGTGGTGGTGACGGACGGTGCTGAACCGGTGCGTTGGTGGATGGATGGTGCATCTGGCACGCAGCCTGCTTTTCACCCGCCGCAGGTGGTCGACACCACCGGCGCTGGTGATGCCTTCACCGCAGGCTTGTTGCATCGTTGGTCCGCGTCCCCTGCTGAACGGGTTCGATTCGCCTCCGCCTGCGGTGCTCTGGTCTGCGCTGGTGCCGGTGGGATTGATCCGCAGCCCACGGAAGCTCAGGTGGAGGCGTTTTTGGGTGGCGTGAGCTGAGCCCGTCGTCCTGTCTGTATGTATGTGAGCTCCAATCGCCAGGCCTCTGGGAGTTGAAGACCCAGTCGCTCCGGCCACTCCACAGCCATCAGTGCCCCGAGGGCGCGCGCTTCCTCTTCTTCCTGCAGAAACAGTTCATCCGCTGATCCGGAATCCTCGAGTCGGTAGAGATCCAGATGCACGAGGGGCGGATTCCCGTC
Coding sequences within it:
- a CDS encoding carbohydrate kinase family protein, which gives rise to MNSDLPVVCLGEALIDRLGPPGGDPAIDGPLDDRLGGAPANVACGLARLGTSVAFLGRLGADAIGDRFATLFLQRGVDVDSVQWDAQRPSRIVLVRRSADGERQFRGFAGDEGLGFADQALASVELPKQARWLLTGTLPLAAHASADSLRGAVAQSKARGIALAVDVNWRPTFWDSAARPDAGPSQQAIELIRPLLEQAALIKLAREEAIWLFGSTDPRAICTQLPQEPDVVVTDGAEPVRWWMDGASGTQPAFHPPQVVDTTGAGDAFTAGLLHRWSASPAERVRFASACGALVCAGAGGIDPQPTEAQVEAFLGGVS